One Gimesia aquarii DNA segment encodes these proteins:
- a CDS encoding carbon-nitrogen hydrolase family protein, with the protein MTDPQFKAAIAHVAPVFLDKDATVDKACSLIREAAQNGAQMIVFPETYIPAFPVWCALQAPIHNHDLFCRLAANSIKVDGPELALIAETARECGMFVSMGFNEGTTVSGGCIWNSNVLIDDEGKVLCHHRKIVPTFYEKLVWTPGDGAGLQVSETRLGRLGMLICGENTNPLARFTLLAQGEQVHLSTYPPAWPSHDPATHENYDLKNAILIRAGAHSFEGKLFNLVAAGYLDRSTRDLLANRDKEAGRILDASPRGISVVIGPNGTPVSEIMQEEEGILYTTIDLSLCVEPKQLHDIVGGYNRFDIFKLTVNREAQRPISFLPNDTTSGNLADCEPAD; encoded by the coding sequence ATGACTGATCCCCAATTTAAAGCCGCCATTGCCCATGTCGCCCCCGTTTTTCTTGACAAAGATGCGACTGTGGATAAGGCATGTTCCTTGATCCGAGAAGCGGCACAAAATGGGGCGCAGATGATCGTTTTTCCTGAGACTTACATTCCGGCTTTTCCCGTCTGGTGTGCGTTGCAGGCACCAATTCATAATCATGATTTGTTCTGCAGACTTGCCGCTAACTCAATCAAAGTTGATGGTCCCGAGTTAGCTCTAATTGCGGAAACAGCCCGCGAATGCGGAATGTTTGTTTCCATGGGCTTTAATGAAGGGACAACTGTCAGTGGTGGGTGCATCTGGAATTCCAATGTGTTGATTGACGATGAGGGCAAAGTTCTGTGTCACCATCGAAAAATCGTACCGACGTTCTATGAGAAACTGGTTTGGACGCCCGGTGATGGTGCTGGCTTGCAAGTGAGTGAGACGCGTCTGGGAAGACTGGGAATGCTGATCTGTGGAGAAAACACGAATCCCCTCGCGAGATTCACATTGCTCGCGCAGGGGGAGCAAGTCCACTTATCGACCTACCCACCGGCCTGGCCTTCTCATGACCCGGCAACCCACGAAAACTATGATCTCAAAAACGCAATCCTGATTCGTGCGGGAGCCCACTCCTTTGAAGGAAAGCTATTTAATCTCGTCGCTGCCGGCTATTTGGATAGATCAACTCGTGACTTATTGGCGAACCGAGATAAAGAGGCGGGGCGAATTCTTGATGCAAGTCCCCGCGGCATTTCGGTTGTCATCGGTCCCAACGGCACGCCTGTCAGTGAGATCATGCAGGAAGAGGAAGGCATACTTTACACTACCATCGATTTATCACTGTGCGTTGAGCCCAAACAGCTTCACGATATCGTGGGGGGATATAATCGGTTTGATATTTTCAAACTGACGGTCAATCGCGAAGCTCAGCGACCCATCAGTTTTTTGCCCAATGATACCACATCAGGCAATCTGGCTGATTGTGAGCCAGCCGATTAG
- a CDS encoding TolC family protein, with translation MSRRICMFLLASLCIAWSVTTYSGAAQTEDANVGNKISELKKERLDVFRQLLAAAKSSYEHGEKPIEQVISAQDDLFKAELELASTKSERIELCKKRLDNLRKLESVTAQRFSSGTGKIQAKLSAKAARLQAEIDCLREQSAPE, from the coding sequence ATGTCACGTCGCATTTGTATGTTTCTGTTAGCGTCTCTCTGTATTGCATGGTCTGTCACGACATATTCCGGGGCGGCACAAACTGAAGATGCGAACGTCGGCAACAAAATTTCAGAATTGAAGAAGGAACGTCTTGATGTGTTCCGTCAGCTTTTAGCCGCTGCCAAGAGTTCCTACGAGCATGGAGAAAAACCGATTGAGCAGGTTATCTCTGCTCAAGATGATTTGTTCAAAGCCGAACTCGAACTCGCTTCTACAAAGTCAGAACGTATTGAGCTTTGCAAAAAACGGCTCGACAATTTACGTAAGCTTGAGAGTGTCACGGCTCAAAGATTTTCATCGGGTACTGGCAAGATACAAGCCAAGCTTTCGGCGAAAGCGGCACGACTTCAAGCAGAGATCGATTGCCTCCGTGAGCAATCTGCGCCTGAGTAA
- a CDS encoding sulfatase, producing the protein MNRCITVLSVVAFILFSQGLATLIAAERPNILWIIAEDMGPELSCYGTPEVKTPTLDRLAEKGMLFKNAFTVTPVCSTSRSSFMTGMYAMSIDAHNHRSHREGTNPLPDGVRVITDWLRPAGYTTANIRKLTKDRKLSKFYKGTGKTDWNFTYPKGKKPFDVSDFDELKNKQPFYAQINFSETHRGGAWNTSHQHIDHQADPAKVKIPDYYPEHPVTRAVWAQYLNAVMAVDKKVAFILDLLKRDQLDKNTIVIFLGDHGRAMPRGKQWPYDSGLHIPLIVYWPENNSALPVPANYKRGEQSEQLISAIDLSATTLALAGVTKPEKMQGQVFLGSQSEPPRTYLFSGRDRGDETVFHIRTVRNKRYRYLRSKYPERPFLQINRYKEASYPIIGLLRHLHSEGKLTGPPLKLMAQSRPKEELYDLENDPWETKNLANSAEHQVTRKKLALALDKWMEQIDDKGRIPEDPAIPKFWDERSIRVYTKRLESRPDNWFEIDSALGPYKIQEKK; encoded by the coding sequence ATGAATCGATGTATCACTGTGTTATCCGTTGTTGCATTCATCTTATTTAGCCAGGGACTTGCGACTTTAATAGCAGCCGAACGGCCCAATATTTTGTGGATTATCGCAGAAGACATGGGACCCGAATTAAGTTGTTATGGGACTCCCGAAGTCAAAACCCCCACTCTGGATCGATTGGCTGAAAAAGGGATGCTTTTCAAAAATGCCTTTACCGTGACCCCCGTTTGTTCTACCAGTCGTTCCTCTTTCATGACCGGCATGTATGCGATGTCGATTGACGCGCATAATCATCGTTCGCATCGTGAAGGAACCAACCCGCTACCGGATGGGGTGAGAGTGATTACCGACTGGCTGCGTCCCGCCGGTTATACGACGGCTAATATTAGAAAATTGACGAAAGATCGCAAGCTGTCCAAGTTCTATAAAGGGACGGGGAAAACAGACTGGAACTTTACGTATCCCAAGGGGAAAAAGCCCTTCGATGTCAGTGACTTTGATGAACTGAAAAACAAACAGCCTTTTTATGCTCAGATTAATTTTTCTGAAACTCATCGCGGTGGTGCCTGGAATACATCGCATCAACATATCGATCATCAGGCTGATCCAGCCAAGGTAAAGATACCTGACTACTATCCAGAGCATCCCGTCACGCGGGCGGTGTGGGCCCAATATCTGAACGCTGTGATGGCCGTCGATAAGAAAGTCGCTTTCATACTGGATCTGTTGAAACGGGACCAGCTTGATAAAAATACGATTGTCATCTTTTTAGGCGATCATGGTCGCGCGATGCCACGGGGCAAGCAATGGCCGTACGATAGTGGTCTCCATATTCCGCTCATTGTTTATTGGCCTGAAAATAATTCCGCACTTCCTGTCCCTGCGAACTATAAACGAGGGGAGCAAAGCGAGCAGTTGATCTCTGCCATTGATTTGAGCGCGACGACGCTGGCATTAGCGGGAGTGACCAAACCGGAAAAAATGCAGGGCCAGGTCTTCTTGGGATCTCAATCAGAGCCTCCCCGTACTTATTTATTTAGTGGTCGCGATCGCGGTGATGAAACCGTCTTTCACATTCGCACCGTACGCAACAAACGTTATCGTTACCTCCGCAGTAAATATCCGGAACGTCCCTTCCTGCAAATCAATCGTTATAAGGAAGCCTCATATCCGATTATCGGTTTGCTGCGTCATTTGCACTCAGAAGGAAAATTAACAGGTCCTCCTTTGAAGCTCATGGCACAGAGCCGACCTAAAGAAGAGTTGTATGACCTAGAGAATGATCCCTGGGAAACAAAGAACCTGGCGAACTCCGCAGAGCATCAAGTGACCAGGAAAAAACTGGCGTTGGCACTTGATAAATGGATGGAACAAATCGATGACAAAGGTCGCATTCCCGAAGATCCTGCGATTCCCAAATTCTGGGACGAGCGATCAATTCGTGTTTATACGAAGCGATTGGAAAGCCGACCAGACAATTGGTTTGAAATCGATTCGGCATTAGGACCTTATAAGATCCAGGAGAAAAAATAA
- the cysC gene encoding adenylyl-sulfate kinase — translation MAEQKATNVTWHDHRVSKEERCQQNGHKGAVLWFTGLSGSGKSTIANTVDHKLFEQGKHTFVLDGDNIRMGLNKNLGFSPEDRTENIRRIGEVSKLYTDAGILVMTAFISPYREDRDQVREILGDGEFIEVFVKASLETCEERDPKGLYKKARAGEIKGFTGIDAPYEEPEKAELILDSDGKGIDDLADEVVAYLESNGYLSI, via the coding sequence ATGGCCGAGCAAAAAGCCACTAATGTCACCTGGCATGACCACCGTGTTTCCAAAGAAGAACGCTGTCAACAAAACGGACACAAAGGAGCCGTTCTTTGGTTCACAGGCTTAAGTGGGTCCGGAAAAAGCACCATTGCAAATACCGTTGACCACAAGCTGTTCGAACAAGGCAAACACACGTTTGTTTTAGATGGCGATAACATTCGAATGGGCCTGAACAAAAACCTGGGCTTCTCTCCCGAAGATCGTACTGAAAACATTCGTCGGATTGGTGAAGTTTCCAAGTTATATACTGATGCCGGAATTCTGGTGATGACGGCTTTCATTTCGCCTTATCGTGAAGACCGTGATCAGGTTCGAGAAATTCTGGGAGATGGCGAATTCATTGAAGTCTTCGTCAAAGCCTCTCTGGAAACCTGTGAAGAACGTGATCCCAAAGGGCTCTACAAAAAAGCCCGTGCTGGTGAAATCAAAGGTTTCACTGGAATTGATGCTCCTTACGAAGAACCAGAAAAGGCAGAACTGATTCTGGATTCCGACGGCAAAGGCATTGATGATTTGGCTGACGAAGTCGTGGCCTATCTCGAATCAAACGGTTATCTTTCGATCTAA
- the hisG gene encoding ATP phosphoribosyltransferase translates to MSEKVLKLGIPAGSLQESTAELFKRAGYVIKFSSRSYYPTIDDDEIECLLIRAQEMARYVDQGILDAGITGYDWILETNADVHEICELLFSKVSRRPVRWVLCVPEDSPVQTVKDLEGKRIATEVVGMTERYLEKHGVKATVEFSWGATEVKPPKLADAIVEVTETGSSLRANNLRIVEELMQSTTRFIANKDSFEDPWKREKLENIAMMLESCLAAEGKVCLMMNVVRTDLENVLNLLPALQKPTVSSLSDPDWVAISTIMEESVVRTIVPKLKAAGACGLVEYQISKIID, encoded by the coding sequence ATGTCTGAGAAGGTCTTAAAACTCGGTATTCCCGCGGGAAGTTTGCAGGAATCCACGGCGGAATTATTCAAGCGTGCCGGTTATGTGATTAAATTTTCCTCCCGCTCCTATTACCCTACGATTGACGACGATGAGATCGAATGTTTACTGATTCGTGCTCAGGAAATGGCCCGCTATGTCGATCAAGGCATTCTGGATGCCGGGATTACGGGGTATGACTGGATTCTGGAAACAAATGCCGATGTACATGAAATTTGCGAGCTGCTGTTTTCAAAAGTCAGCCGCCGCCCTGTGCGTTGGGTATTGTGTGTTCCTGAAGATTCTCCGGTCCAGACCGTAAAGGACCTGGAAGGCAAACGCATTGCTACAGAAGTCGTGGGAATGACAGAGCGTTATCTCGAAAAGCATGGTGTAAAAGCAACAGTGGAATTTTCCTGGGGCGCCACCGAAGTCAAGCCTCCCAAGCTGGCTGATGCGATTGTCGAAGTGACCGAAACCGGATCGTCTCTGCGGGCCAATAATCTGCGAATTGTGGAAGAGTTGATGCAGAGCACCACTCGATTCATCGCCAATAAAGATTCGTTCGAAGATCCCTGGAAACGGGAGAAACTGGAAAACATCGCGATGATGTTGGAGTCCTGTCTGGCGGCAGAAGGCAAAGTCTGTTTGATGATGAATGTCGTTCGAACAGATCTCGAAAATGTACTCAATCTTTTACCTGCTTTGCAAAAGCCCACAGTTTCTTCTCTATCAGATCCAGACTGGGTTGCCATCAGCACCATCATGGAAGAATCTGTAGTGCGAACCATCGTCCCGAAATTGAAAGCAGCAGGTGCCTGTGGACTTGTGGAATACCAGATTTCGAAAATCATTGACTAA
- a CDS encoding phosphatidate cytidylyltransferase encodes MLGWRLLVSAILIPLLFGLFYLDQRAGVGAPYLLGLCCLLVLRGSWELTHLLKVRKLAPSYPMVCILSLLICIMAWIPFLTSLDGQTPPQTLSLALMAVAFAVSILLIFLKGAIQFQEPGQSMETIGAEILSVSYLGFLLAMLAELRWVIGPETGYIALGSLIISAKMGDIGGYTFGRLWGKQKLVPRLSPGKTWVGGYGALFGAALGSFLWFQITPALFHSNWSAPAWYWSILFGAVIGLVGLVGDLCESLIKRDVGKKDSAELLPGFGGLLDLLDSPLYAGPVAFLMWKLLPLITVSS; translated from the coding sequence ATGCTCGGTTGGCGGTTACTCGTATCGGCAATTCTAATTCCTCTTTTGTTCGGTCTTTTTTATCTGGATCAACGTGCGGGAGTTGGTGCACCTTATCTACTGGGTTTGTGCTGCCTTTTGGTGTTAAGAGGCAGCTGGGAATTAACACATCTTTTAAAAGTCCGTAAGCTTGCTCCCAGTTATCCGATGGTGTGTATTCTGTCATTACTCATCTGCATCATGGCCTGGATACCGTTTCTTACTTCGCTTGACGGGCAGACACCCCCACAAACCCTCTCATTGGCATTGATGGCGGTGGCGTTTGCCGTTTCCATCTTATTGATCTTCCTCAAAGGTGCGATTCAATTTCAGGAACCGGGGCAAAGTATGGAAACCATCGGTGCTGAGATCCTGTCTGTTTCCTATCTTGGGTTCTTATTGGCCATGCTGGCAGAATTACGCTGGGTCATTGGTCCTGAAACTGGATACATCGCCTTGGGCTCTTTGATTATCAGTGCAAAGATGGGAGATATCGGTGGTTATACCTTTGGTCGGTTGTGGGGCAAACAGAAACTGGTGCCGCGACTGAGCCCTGGTAAGACCTGGGTCGGAGGATACGGTGCTCTCTTTGGTGCGGCTTTAGGCAGCTTCCTCTGGTTTCAGATCACCCCCGCGCTATTTCACTCGAACTGGTCTGCTCCCGCGTGGTACTGGTCCATTTTATTTGGCGCAGTCATTGGACTAGTGGGGCTGGTGGGTGATTTATGCGAGTCGCTCATTAAACGGGACGTTGGAAAAAAAGACTCCGCCGAATTATTGCCCGGGTTTGGAGGCCTGCTCGATTTATTAGACAGTCCACTTTACGCGGGCCCTGTCGCATTTCTGATGTGGAAATTGTTACCACTGATTACTGTGTCGAGTTGA
- a CDS encoding isoprenyl transferase, producing MPAISEQDGESLGLESRQLPRHIAIIMDGNGRWASRRGFPRIEGHRQGVNSVRTVVEESTRLGIEQLTLYCLSSENWKRPALELNLLMQLLKKFVIGEREEIMRQNIRFTTIGRRTDLPQDVLIEVDKTINESQENSGMQLCLALNYGSRSEIVDAVQSIVSEVEQGNLKKEEITEEVISAHLYTAGMVDPDLVIRTAGEMRVSNFLLWQISYAELWVTETYWPDFAVSDFWQALRDFAARDRRFGGLKG from the coding sequence GTGCCCGCCATATCAGAACAGGATGGAGAATCACTCGGCTTGGAGTCCCGGCAGTTGCCACGTCATATTGCCATTATCATGGATGGAAATGGACGCTGGGCATCCCGACGTGGATTTCCGCGCATTGAAGGACACCGCCAGGGAGTCAATAGTGTGCGCACAGTTGTGGAAGAATCGACACGCCTGGGAATTGAACAACTGACGCTCTATTGTCTCAGCAGTGAAAACTGGAAACGGCCCGCATTAGAGTTGAATCTTTTGATGCAACTTCTGAAAAAGTTTGTCATCGGCGAACGTGAAGAGATTATGCGTCAGAATATCCGGTTCACAACAATCGGCCGTCGGACAGATCTCCCGCAGGATGTACTCATCGAAGTGGACAAGACCATTAATGAGAGCCAGGAAAATTCCGGGATGCAACTTTGTCTGGCATTAAATTATGGCAGTCGTTCAGAAATCGTCGACGCGGTACAATCCATCGTCTCCGAAGTCGAACAGGGAAATTTAAAAAAAGAAGAGATTACAGAAGAAGTGATTTCTGCGCATCTTTATACGGCTGGAATGGTTGACCCGGATCTTGTGATTCGCACAGCAGGAGAAATGCGGGTCAGTAACTTCCTGTTATGGCAGATCAGCTATGCCGAACTTTGGGTCACTGAAACCTATTGGCCGGACTTTGCTGTTTCCGATTTCTGGCAGGCGTTACGTGACTTTGCCGCCCGTGACCGTCGCTTTGGTGGTTTGAAAGGATAA
- a CDS encoding carbon storage regulator produces MHIISRSMNESILIGEHTVVKVLEVFEDHVRISVETPGAEPAYWEKDVYLDQSIELDELQPVEVTG; encoded by the coding sequence ATGCATATTATCTCTCGTAGTATGAATGAGAGTATCCTCATCGGGGAACATACAGTTGTTAAAGTGCTTGAAGTATTTGAGGACCACGTAAGAATCTCAGTGGAGACCCCTGGAGCAGAACCTGCTTACTGGGAAAAAGATGTCTATCTGGATCAATCTATTGAATTGGATGAATTACAGCCCGTCGAAGTTACTGGCTGA
- the tadA gene encoding tRNA adenosine(34) deaminase TadA — MIDRQEEPEFIPGDRELLQLHTRWMRFAYDEARAAFEEDEVPVGAVIVYQDRIIAAAHNQRETLNDPTAHAEMIAITQAAESLGSWRLTDCLLYVTLEPCPMCAGAIIQSRIPFVIYGTRDEKAGACDSLFQITNDSRLNHQSTVISGVMQEECRTILREFFRQKRAEGKK, encoded by the coding sequence ATGATTGATCGACAAGAAGAACCTGAATTCATTCCCGGCGATCGGGAATTATTGCAGTTACATACGCGCTGGATGCGCTTTGCTTATGATGAAGCACGTGCGGCTTTTGAAGAGGATGAAGTTCCGGTAGGTGCCGTCATCGTTTATCAGGATCGCATCATTGCAGCTGCTCATAATCAACGAGAAACGTTGAACGATCCGACCGCACATGCCGAAATGATTGCCATCACGCAGGCAGCCGAATCGCTCGGTTCCTGGCGCTTGACTGATTGCCTGTTGTACGTCACGCTGGAGCCATGTCCTATGTGTGCGGGTGCGATAATTCAATCGAGGATCCCCTTCGTCATCTATGGCACGCGTGATGAAAAAGCGGGCGCCTGTGATTCGTTATTTCAAATCACCAATGATTCCCGGTTAAATCATCAAAGCACTGTTATTAGTGGTGTGATGCAGGAGGAATGTCGTACAATCCTGCGGGAATTTTTTCGTCAAAAACGCGCGGAAGGGAAAAAGTAA
- a CDS encoding right-handed parallel beta-helix repeat-containing protein, with amino-acid sequence MRGLVICLSTLIVIGFLLISSQRSISQNDSTVSQALAIPTVKSFGATGDGKTDDFAAIQKAVDTKMGQIQFPKGVYRITKTITVDLDKLGPTSLSSDGTATIIMAGAGPAFRFIGTHTGTASPKTVKENVWQNQRSPLVDGLEIVGDHPEACGIEATGTMQVTFTRLTIRRALHGIHFVKRNRNLIISNCHIYENRGAGVFYDHVNIHQSNIVGCHISYNAGGGVVVRKGDIRNIHIGTCDIEGNMGDENSEPTANVLIDSEGAMVGEIAIVGCTIQHDHYAPGSANIRINEHARIRPHSSEYRDGNITIADNVLSDVQTNIEITSARGVTVTGNTMWKGYTHNIRIHDCHNIVVSNNVLDRNPRYHYRDGATAKVGMLLTNCDGCTISGNHINGTGDETAALEIRDSRRMNVTGCTILDYAKVGLLLKNVSQSRISDCLIQNDLPGNEKTYSIQVIDGKENQIVDNLFGNLKQL; translated from the coding sequence ATGCGCGGACTCGTCATTTGTTTGTCTACTCTCATAGTCATTGGTTTTCTTCTGATTTCATCACAAAGGAGTATCTCACAAAATGACTCGACGGTGAGCCAGGCACTTGCGATTCCGACTGTGAAGTCGTTTGGAGCCACTGGCGATGGAAAAACCGACGACTTTGCTGCCATTCAAAAAGCCGTCGATACCAAAATGGGGCAGATTCAGTTTCCCAAAGGCGTCTATCGGATTACGAAAACGATCACTGTCGATTTGGACAAACTGGGACCGACTTCTCTCAGTTCAGATGGTACTGCGACGATCATTATGGCGGGAGCAGGGCCCGCATTCCGCTTTATTGGTACACATACCGGTACTGCCAGCCCGAAAACCGTTAAGGAGAATGTCTGGCAGAATCAACGTTCTCCGCTGGTGGACGGGTTGGAAATTGTGGGCGATCACCCCGAAGCCTGCGGCATCGAAGCCACGGGAACCATGCAAGTGACCTTCACGCGGCTTACCATTCGCCGCGCACTGCATGGCATCCACTTTGTGAAACGGAATCGAAATCTGATTATTTCCAACTGTCACATTTATGAAAACCGGGGCGCGGGAGTCTTTTATGACCATGTCAACATTCATCAATCGAATATTGTCGGCTGTCATATTTCCTACAATGCCGGCGGGGGTGTGGTTGTGCGTAAAGGTGACATTCGCAACATCCATATCGGCACGTGTGACATTGAAGGCAACATGGGCGATGAAAACTCTGAGCCAACCGCCAATGTATTGATCGACTCGGAAGGGGCTATGGTGGGTGAGATTGCCATCGTTGGATGCACGATTCAACACGACCATTATGCCCCGGGTTCCGCCAACATTCGCATTAACGAACATGCACGCATCAGACCACACTCCAGTGAATACCGTGATGGCAATATCACGATCGCCGACAATGTGCTCTCCGATGTGCAAACCAACATTGAGATCACCAGTGCCCGTGGCGTGACGGTGACCGGCAATACAATGTGGAAAGGCTATACCCACAACATCCGAATTCATGACTGCCATAACATTGTGGTTTCGAATAACGTGCTGGATCGCAACCCGCGCTATCACTATCGTGATGGGGCGACTGCCAAAGTAGGGATGCTCTTGACCAATTGCGATGGCTGTACCATCAGTGGAAATCACATCAATGGAACCGGCGATGAAACCGCGGCTTTGGAGATTCGTGATTCGCGGCGGATGAATGTAACGGGATGTACGATTCTCGATTATGCCAAAGTGGGCTTGTTGCTGAAGAATGTTTCTCAGAGTCGTATCTCGGATTGTCTGATTCAAAATGATTTGCCGGGCAACGAGAAAACCTACTCGATTCAAGTCATTGACGGCAAAGAGAATCAGATCGTTGATAATCTGTTTGGCAATCTGAAACAACTCTAG
- a CDS encoding GyrI-like domain-containing protein, giving the protein MENKTPEVQQLPERLVACVSHQSNYIGDTELFKRLFNKVGNWAGAKGLFSAETVFLSSYVNDPADTPLDELKLDVCISIPEGTDVDDAEIQEKRLPGGSYAVMHAELTGPPEYETAWNLIVDWVKQSDYERDASRPCYEIYLNNPEEHPEKHHIVEICVSVKQ; this is encoded by the coding sequence ATGGAAAATAAAACACCGGAAGTCCAGCAGTTACCAGAACGTTTGGTGGCCTGCGTCTCACACCAGAGTAACTACATCGGTGATACGGAATTATTTAAACGTCTCTTTAACAAAGTTGGCAACTGGGCGGGCGCCAAAGGCCTGTTCTCGGCGGAAACCGTTTTCTTGTCGTCTTATGTCAATGATCCAGCCGATACGCCACTCGATGAACTCAAGTTAGATGTCTGCATCAGCATCCCCGAGGGAACCGACGTTGATGATGCGGAGATACAAGAGAAGCGGTTGCCCGGTGGTTCTTATGCTGTGATGCACGCCGAATTAACCGGTCCCCCAGAATATGAAACCGCGTGGAACCTGATTGTGGACTGGGTCAAGCAAAGTGACTATGAACGCGATGCGTCGCGTCCCTGCTATGAAATCTATCTCAACAATCCGGAAGAGCATCCCGAGAAACATCATATCGTGGAAATCTGTGTGAGTGTGAAACAGTAG
- a CDS encoding DUF5713 family protein, with protein sequence MQWQWDHDHEAVIAEDAARKQAQADQAAQEKRERQEQLKQANLKDLAKHKFFADWTYPPKKAITASRKIMVDTVQALIELGKSASEPERLNVLQNCVEAFNALDEKLEFIETVEREDICHEFEAIVHACGLGSHENLADEWRDW encoded by the coding sequence ATGCAGTGGCAGTGGGATCATGATCATGAGGCTGTCATAGCAGAGGATGCTGCCAGGAAACAGGCGCAAGCCGATCAAGCAGCACAGGAGAAACGGGAACGCCAAGAACAATTGAAACAGGCAAATTTGAAAGACCTCGCAAAACACAAGTTTTTCGCAGACTGGACGTATCCTCCGAAAAAAGCGATCACAGCTTCACGCAAAATTATGGTCGACACAGTTCAGGCGTTGATCGAACTTGGTAAGTCAGCAAGCGAACCCGAGCGGCTCAATGTACTACAGAACTGCGTCGAAGCCTTCAATGCACTCGACGAAAAACTGGAATTCATTGAAACCGTCGAGCGTGAAGACATCTGCCACGAATTCGAAGCCATCGTGCATGCGTGCGGCTTAGGCTCACATGAAAATCTAGCCGACGAATGGCGTGACTGGTAA
- a CDS encoding immunity 26/phosphotriesterase HocA family protein → MGRKKKVILPSAGDAFAVPLEDGRYSVCLVLADRITRPR, encoded by the coding sequence GTGGGACGTAAGAAGAAAGTCATCCTTCCCAGCGCCGGAGATGCATTTGCGGTTCCGCTTGAAGATGGTCGTTATTCTGTCTGCCTCGTGCTGGCTGATCGAATCACTCGACCAAGATAA
- a CDS encoding IS5 family transposase, translating into MSRHDLTNTEWNAIRNSLPKERSGKPGRPWADHRKTINGIMWLLNVGAPWRDIPECYGKWQTIYKRFRSQSGFWHHLWSKLLQTLRRNKMIDPSIWCVDGSIVRAHHSAVGGSSQTSRCAVKNGLGRSRGGYSSKLHIARDGQGIPLGIRVTAGQINEPTEFIDLMDSIPLKLQRKANRSEYLAGDKAYVARYIFEWLESKSIGNVIPNRKNENKNPNFCRERYRQRNVVERLIGRLKHFRRIATRYDKTVESYLSMIKIAFLRITIKAIK; encoded by the coding sequence ATGTCACGACATGATCTCACAAATACCGAGTGGAATGCAATACGAAACAGCCTTCCAAAAGAACGATCTGGAAAACCGGGGCGTCCCTGGGCAGATCATCGAAAAACGATCAATGGAATCATGTGGTTATTGAATGTGGGTGCTCCCTGGAGAGATATTCCTGAATGTTATGGCAAATGGCAGACGATTTACAAACGTTTCCGGTCCCAGTCAGGTTTCTGGCATCACCTTTGGAGTAAATTGCTCCAGACACTTCGACGTAATAAAATGATTGATCCTTCGATCTGGTGCGTCGACGGCAGTATCGTACGTGCTCATCACTCTGCGGTAGGAGGATCGAGTCAAACTTCGCGATGTGCAGTGAAAAACGGGCTCGGAAGATCACGCGGTGGTTATTCTTCCAAGTTACACATTGCCCGTGACGGTCAGGGAATCCCGCTGGGAATCAGAGTCACAGCAGGTCAGATCAATGAGCCTACAGAGTTCATTGATCTGATGGATTCGATTCCTCTGAAATTACAGCGCAAAGCCAATCGTTCTGAGTATTTGGCAGGTGATAAAGCGTATGTTGCCCGTTACATATTCGAATGGTTAGAATCGAAATCGATTGGAAATGTGATTCCGAATCGGAAGAATGAAAACAAGAATCCCAACTTTTGCAGAGAACGGTATCGTCAAAGGAATGTTGTGGAACGCCTGATTGGGCGTTTGAAACATTTCCGCAGAATCGCCACTCGCTATGACAAAACAGTAGAAAGTTACCTGTCGATGATTAAGATCGCATTCCTGAGAATCACCATCAAAGCTATTAAATAA